The genomic stretch GGAACCTTACAATGGAAACTTAAGCAGTCTACCACCCATCTTGAGTAAGCCGTTAGTGTCATCACATGCTGTCACTGGTCGGATTGAAATTGATGACAATGAAATAAGAGAATTGTTTGGTTGTCAGGATGATCCGTTAACACAAATACAGCAGCTACGAAATACACGGTATGATAATGGCCCACCATCGTCATTGATATGCCAACACAAAGCCCTTCAACAGTCATGCAAATTTTGCAATCGACCACCATCAAGAGGAGGCCGGGTGTTGATGAATTGGTTAAACACCAAAAAATTGAAACGCCTGAAAAAACAACGCCCACCCGATGAATTCATCGAAGAATGAACaatcttttttatgtattttatgtgAAAGGGTGGGAAATGTAGGGTGGGGAATGGGGGTGGGATGGAGGGAGGGTGGGAGGGAGGGAGAAAGGGGAAGGGAAAAAGGGAAAAGAGGAGGGGGGAAGGGGGGAGGGTAAAATGGAGGGGGAACGGGGAGGGTAAAATGGAGGGGGGACGGGGAGGGTAAAAAGGAGGGAGAGGGACGGAGAGGGGGTGAAGAGGGAGGGAGGGAAGAAAAAGAGGGAAGAAAAAGGGAAAAGGAAGGGGTATAGTTTAGGAAGGGGTgagatttttttactttttttttacttcgcatataaatttttgttcttttttttctgcTGTATAAAATATCTCAATGCTGGGGAGTTGTACTTGGCAGACCGCTGCCCCTGAAAATAAGTATAATTCCCCAGGGTCGAGATCACCTAACTTATGCGAAGTTTTGATGCTCATTGTTTTCTTCAGTGAGTGTCATGTTAGAGAATGCACGAAtgcattcttttatttttcagggagaggcaaaaattttttcattttggtttacttttttaaaatttgggaTAATTACGGATAAATACGGATAAATACTTACTTTGCCTCTCCCTGTATTTTGAGCATTCTACTAGAGTAGGATGCATGTCTCACCCCTtcctaaacatttttaaaatcgggTTGTAAATATTTACCTTATCATGTATCATAATATAAGCGCATGCGCACTAAAATCTATTACAATGTGTTTTGATTTTGTAACTTTCTGCATTTTTGCCCACGATTTAGTTTTATTCTAATTTTTGCATGTAGGCAATCATgtagtttcttttttgtttgcgCTTATTTATTGTCCAAGTTTTCCATCTTCACGTGAAtgctatgtttttttttgtataaacacTTTGAAAACTATCGACGTTACTCTAAAGATTACAGATATCGTATCAACGtgccttttttttgaaaataaaaagaactttgaACGAGAGTTGGTTATTTGGAAAGTATTTCTACAAAATTTTCCTAGTTTGTGACCTTGTCATGTGCACATATTGTAAGCACTGCTTAGTACCATTACCTCGTACGACTACTTGTTAATCACTCTCTTTCGTCAAATCAAACAAATCGTCAACCACTATTGTAAGTTTTTAAGTTATAAGTGTGTGTACGATGTTTGTTTCCGTAAAGCGAACTAAAGACAAAGCATTTAATCTTCACGTTTGGCTTGATTTCTATTTAGAACTAATAGTAGATTTAGAATGGGAGGAAAGAGTTCTTGCGGTTAAAGTAATCCCACATTGAATGAAGTATAGTTTTCGTATTGCGAGAAATTTTGGCATGTTGTAGAGCTGAGAAGGAAAGGGATCGATCTAAGCTGTAACATTATTTCGACATTCTATATTCCGTGTAAGGATTTGTTATATACAttgctataaaaaatattaaatttcgtATTAATTTATCAACTTCCACATAACACTGTCTTTGTATCCAACAGCATTGTATCCAACTGTTTACATTACTGGGACCGAAGTTGGTGATTATATCTGCGTCACAATATCGTGTTTTCTGGTATCATCAATGATGTGATTTCGTCTTCCGCTGCTGGTACAAGTTGTAAGTGCATGGGCGTGTTTTCAGTACGATTATGTGCTGAGTGTCCATTTTTCACTTTCAATGCTGATGTTTCATTAATTAAATCCGAATTTTCCAGCAACGAATCCGTTTTTGTTATTATCCTTTTATAATACCTTATTATCCTCTCATTTCGACTTATATATACTATCGAATTCATACCCGAATTGTAAACTAATAGTAAATGTGACCATGGAATCATATAATGGTAGTACTCACTAAAGGAATTTTTATCCAGCAGAAATATTCCCATGGTAGCGAATATAATCATGAGTGGTAAATAACAAAGAATGACGACGAGGGTTATAATAAGGATGGTTTTTGTGACTTTACCATGATATTGAGCTATGTTCTGTTGAAAACGTACTGTGCTTGTTCTACTTGTGGTTTTAATATAAAACAGCAAACACACGTTTAACACGATCATACCCGTCACGACGATCACGACATACGCCGACGTAAAGATCAAAAACACGGCATGGTGTACATGATCTAAAGTTTGCGACACGTATGTATACCATGTTGCGTAAGCTATTGAGAATAAAATTTGTAGCACAAAGATAAACTTTACGGCAGCCGGTGTTGTAAATTTTGCAGcctttgtattttttgtgatgATGGCGTAACGAAACAAAGAGATTATCACTAAAATCAGCATGGACAGGCTTGGGAATAGCGCATTGACAAACGCTTGAGCAGCAACTAGTGTACAATTACTTTCTGTACCATTCATTACCATGAAGAGCTGAATTGGCACTGTTAACATTCCAGTTAGTAGATCAGACACGGACAGAGAGAGAAACAACTTCTTTGATATGGAcaactgtttgtttgttttcagtaATCCAACAATCATGAGAATGTTCGAgaataaaataaacacaaaccCAAAGGCATAAATTATCGCCATTAAAACATTATTCGCGTCTTCTAAAGAATTATTTGTGAAGATCCTAAAACAGACGTCACTCTTGTTTAAAATATGATGACTTATGTTTCTTGATCGCTGtgtttttgctgacatcagcatatTGAGTACTCCCTTCTGTTGCTTTCAATgtgatgtaataaatgagattaTTTCGATCAAAGATGGTACTTTCTTATGAATTCTTTATGAATTCACTTTAGCTGTCTGTTGAGCGATAGATGTAAGTCTGTTTGAGTTCGATGTGACTGAAGGAATGGTTTGTGAAAAAGTGTTATCTTTCCCATTTACAAAGTTATTTTcagttttaacaattttcaaaaaattttaaccatTATCTACAATTTGTtttgcattctttttttttacttctacaaatgaaagttatttcaatccttttttcttcttcttcttttcttttttcttccttaTTCTTTTTCCTCCTTTTTCCTATTCTTCGTCAAtctattgatatttttttttaatcaaactcattttatatttaatttcttATCGTTCTTATAACTTAAGAAGCTTATAGAAAGTTTCCAAAACCATTACTTAATATCAGCTACGACTCACGTTCTTTAAAAAGCCATACACCAAAACTACTCACAAACAAAATCTCGCCTTGAAAGCTGTACAGATAAGAATCTAACTATTTATATTAAGCATAGGAGACAATAATAACTTCTACAGGTTATATTCTTAAACTATTCGTTTTAATTGtagtcttgttttttttttgtttttttttatttaaacatggAAGCTTACATGACGgtagttttttttgttctttcccTCTGATACTCATtctatataaataatatatttgtaCAGTGCAAAGCTTCgattcaattcatttttattgcaaCTTTTTCATAACATGCTTTTATGATatttagtttttatatttacattagAATTTTTAAAACAGCTGTATAACAGATTTAAATAGTTTCACGTCTGAAAATTTTTATTGATGCTAATGTAATTAATTTAACTATTCAGGAAGATCGagccaatttttttatcattcgtGCAAAAGCCGTTGGAAACTTCTTTTCTAGATaaacataaaaagaaaatataaacttCGTTTCCAGTCCATCTTAAAGTTATTGAAGTAGAGCGTTTGTTACAAAATCCATCAAAAATCATAAACCACATAATTCGCAAAATCttcgaaataaaaaattaaataaaaacataacaaacaaGCCCGATGAAAACATTTACTGTTCACAAACTGACACAAAACTAATTATGCTTTATATGAATATGACTCCATTTATCGATTTTAGCACAGACAAAAAGTATATTGTTAATTGCACGAATTTGTTAACCCTAAAATACTTGTATATCTTTGTGTTTCACGTGCACAACGTGTTAAAGATACATAAAAAATCATATTTGCAACGATTGTCAAATAAAGGTTTAACACAAAGCTCGTCATCTAAAAAGTTTTTCTGACTCCGCTCcaggaaaagaaaaaacagataCATTTCATTGCTATAtataaatacaatatttttataatgtaaTTACATAGATTTCATTGACCAATAACTTTAACGAACCAATCACATTGCATtttatataggtgaatatttatcatagcacatccgtatttaattctcaacagagaatggttcacctcgatcagacctctgatcatgacgggcgagtataatgcgtgtaagtcatattgaagaagaactactttgttcatcactaacatactaccaagcagtgagcgggattcggcAGTATGTTGGTTAAGTAGTTCTTCAATATGACATTGCATTTTGTTTCTCATTTTATCCAATCAGATAGCGTATGTTTTATTACTGGCTTTTTATAGTGACAAAACGTAGCGACAATTTTTcgaacaaaactatcaaaacTATTAAAGTTTTCCCTGCTTCCTACAACTTCTTAATCTATTCGGTAGTCTAATAACGCAAGTAACAggataacaaaaaatttaaaaaaatttgaagtcTTACCACCACAGATTATTACCCCCACTCACCCCTTTTATTAAAGGCCCGCTCTGCTCTTCCCCTCCTAATAATACAAATTGAAATGAATTTTCATTAGGGTTAATACATGAAAGGTAACATCGCGTACATCACGCAAAAAAATGCCTAGCAGTCAAGCCAAAGACACTGTGGTGAGGTGAGCAGATCTGATGACACAATTTgaataccgtaatgcttcgaataaacgccccttctattaaacgccccctcgaatagacgcccctccttTTCAGTTACTTTTAAATAAACCCCTCCT from Hydractinia symbiolongicarpus strain clone_291-10 chromosome 12, HSymV2.1, whole genome shotgun sequence encodes the following:
- the LOC130622521 gene encoding melatonin receptor type 1C-like, whose product is MLMSAKTQRSRNISHHILNKSDVCFRIFTNNSLEDANNVLMAIIYAFGFVFILFSNILMIVGLLKTNKQLSISKKLFLSLSVSDLLTGMLTVPIQLFMVMNGTESNCTLVAAQAFVNALFPSLSMLILVIISLFRYAIITKNTKAAKFTTPAAVKFIFVLQILFSIAYATWYTYVSQTLDHVHHAVFLIFTSAYVVIVVTGMIVLNVCLLFYIKTTSRTSTVRFQQNIAQYHGKVTKTILIITLVVILCYLPLMIIFATMGIFLLDKNSFSEYYHYMIPWSHLLLVYNSGMNSIVYISRNERIIRYYKRIITKTDSLLENSDLINETSALKVKNGHSAHNRTENTPMHLQLVPAAEDEITSLMIPENTIL